One Streptomyces sp. V4I8 genomic window carries:
- a CDS encoding transposase — translation MGSKQQKYDAEFREGAVRIVIETGKPIPEVAEDLGVHPGTLHSWVSRWRRNGSASSDRPAPAASGGRLREGERAELERLRREMNEKNKRIRELEMERDVFKQCMALWVK, via the coding sequence ATGGGGTCCAAGCAACAGAAGTACGACGCCGAGTTCCGTGAAGGTGCTGTACGCATCGTGATCGAGACGGGCAAGCCGATCCCGGAGGTCGCCGAGGATCTCGGAGTGCATCCGGGGACGCTGCACAGCTGGGTTTCACGCTGGAGGAGGAACGGCTCGGCCTCCTCCGACCGGCCCGCGCCCGCCGCCTCGGGCGGCCGGCTGCGGGAGGGTGAACGCGCTGAGCTGGAGCGGCTGCGCCGGGAGATGAACGAGAAGAACAAGCGCATCCGCGAGCTGGAGATGGAACGTGACGTCTTCAAACAGTGCATGGCCTTGTGGGTGAAGTAG